The following is a genomic window from Desulfonatronum thiosulfatophilum.
TGCCTTTTTCAAGGTCCTGGGAAACAGCATGACCGCAATTTAACCGGATGTAGTTGGCAAACTTATCTTGGCTGGAAAAAACCACTCCCGGGGCCACTCCAATACCCTGTTCCAGAGCACGGTAAAAATAATCCACCGAATCGACCTTTGCATCCAGTTCCAGCCAGAGCACCGCACCGCCCAGAGGGTGCGTAACCTTCGTATCTTCAGGAAAATATCTGGATACCAGATACTGCATGTGCCGCATCTGCTCCTCGATGCCTGCACGCAACTGCTTGAGGTGGCGCCGGTACAGGCCCGCGCGAAGATACTCGGCCACGGCCATCTGCGTTGGAGTGGCCGTACAAATATTGGTCGTGGCCTTGACATGGAATATTTTGTTGAAAAATCTTCCCGGCATGATCCAGCCCACCCTGTATCCTGGAGCCAGAGTCTTGGAAAAAGATGAGCACTGAATAACCAGCCCCTTTCGGTCAAACGTACGGAAACTCAGGGGCCGCAGAGGCCCAAAATGAATGTCCGCATAGACTTCGTCCTCGATCAGCGGGATGTTCTTTTCGGCCAGCGCCGCGACAATGTCCCGCTTGGCCTCGTCCGGCGTGAGCGAACCATCCGGATTGTTGAAGTTCGGATTAAAAATGCAGACCTTGACATCGTTCATGGACACTGCTCGACGCACATCGTCCGGATTGATCCCGGACTCGGGGCAGGAGGAGATTTCCACAGCCCTGAGTCCGAGATTCTCCAGCAGATGCAGAAAACAATAATACGCCGGGACGGTGATCAGCACGATGTCTCCCGGCCTGGTCAGCGCCCGCAGGGCGATATTCAAAGCCTCCTGACACCCTGAGGTGATGATGATTTCCTCAGGGCTGGCCGTAACTCCCTCCTCGATCACATGCATGGCAATCTGGCGGCGCAGTTCGAAATTGCCTTCAATGGATTCATACTGAGCAGCAGCCAGAGGCGTTTCCCGGATCACGGTTGTCAACATCCGGTTAAGCGCCTTGATGGGCAGCAGTTCCTGACCAATGGTGGCTACGCCGAAGGGCAGAATATCTTTCCTCCCCACGCCCTTGAGCACCGTGCGGATCAGTTCGCCCCGGGTCGCTTTGGTGGGGACCAGTGGTTCGGAGTGCTGACGGCACGGCGGTTCCGGCATCTTGCGAAACGTCGAGCGAACGTAAAAGCCGGACCGGGGTCGGGCTTCAACCACCCCCTTGCGTTCCAGTTCAAGATAGGCCTGATTCACGGTGGCCAGACCGACATGCAACCGGCTGCTGAGCTTGCGCAAGGAAGGCAGCTTGTCTCCTGGATTCAGCGTGCCGTCATGAATCTGTTCCATTATCTGCTTTTCGACAACAACATATCGAAATCCATCTGCATTTTCTATCAACTCGACCATCGCGCCCTCTCCCAAAGCCAAACTGTTATGGTTGTTTTTTTACTTTTCTGTATCTGTTCAGGATACAGATTTTCGGGTCTATCTTGTCTGCACGAGGAAGGTCAAGAACGCAGTAGGAGTTACATTCATCATCCGAAAGGAGACGGCATGCACACCGGCAGATGTGTGGAAGGGATCGGTGAAGGACGGACAGGTCGCGGTATGACCGGCGCGATTGGGAAGTTGATGAACATCCTGGGCGGAAAAGTGCGCTTTTTGCGTCAATCATTTTTCGCCGCTAGATCCGTGGAGCTTTTCCTGGAACACAAGGAGATCGCCGTGATCAGCGGACGCAGGCAGGTTCACGTGAAATGCCTGGAAGGTCGAGGATGGGTAGCCGCGGAGGGAGACTACACGGATTATGAACTGGGCCCGGGCGGCGAAGCCACCGTGGGCGGAACGGGGAAAGTCACCGTCACCGGTTACGGCTGCGCCGCCAAATTCGTGATCACAAGCGCATCCTCTTTTTGGCGATGATCACGCGGGCGCGGCGCTCTGCTCGGTCTGACGCGTCGCGCCGCGGACCCTGTAGAACAGGGTGTAGATCACCGGAATGACCACCAGGGTGATCAGGGAGGAGCTGATCAATCCGCCGATGACCACTCTGGCCATGGGGGCCTGGGCGTCGGCTCCTTCACCCCAGCCCAGGGCCAGGGGCGTCAACGCAAAGGCCGTGGTCAGGGATGTCATCAATATCGGACGCAGTCTGCGCCGCCCGGCTTCCAGTACGGCATCCATGGCAGCCATCCCCTGGTTTCGTCGCAGATGCGAGGACTGGTCCACGATCAGAATGGCGTTGTTGACCACAATGCCGCCAAGCATGATGCAGCCGATAAAACTCTGCACATTGAAGGTCGTACCGGTAGCCAGCAGGATCAACACCACGCCGATGGCGGCCAGCGGCACGGCGAACATGACCACCAGCGGATCAAGCAGGGACTCGTACAGGCAGGCCATGACCATGTAGACCAGGAGCAGGGCCAGGATCAGCGCCAGGGCCAGTTCGCTGAACGCCTCGCGCTGCTCTTCGTAATCGCCGGCAAAAACGATTTCATAGTCCCGGGGCACGGGAATCTCCCGCAAATGCTCTCGCAAATCAGCCACCACCGACCCCAGATCCCGTCCGCTGATGGCCGCGGAAATCGAAGCGATCCGTTGCTGATCCTTGCGATCGATCTGGGTGGGACCG
Proteins encoded in this region:
- a CDS encoding PLP-dependent aminotransferase family protein, which gives rise to MVELIENADGFRYVVVEKQIMEQIHDGTLNPGDKLPSLRKLSSRLHVGLATVNQAYLELERKGVVEARPRSGFYVRSTFRKMPEPPCRQHSEPLVPTKATRGELIRTVLKGVGRKDILPFGVATIGQELLPIKALNRMLTTVIRETPLAAAQYESIEGNFELRRQIAMHVIEEGVTASPEEIIITSGCQEALNIALRALTRPGDIVLITVPAYYCFLHLLENLGLRAVEISSCPESGINPDDVRRAVSMNDVKVCIFNPNFNNPDGSLTPDEAKRDIVAALAEKNIPLIEDEVYADIHFGPLRPLSFRTFDRKGLVIQCSSFSKTLAPGYRVGWIMPGRFFNKIFHVKATTNICTATPTQMAVAEYLRAGLYRRHLKQLRAGIEEQMRHMQYLVSRYFPEDTKVTHPLGGAVLWLELDAKVDSVDYFYRALEQGIGVAPGVVFSSQDKFANYIRLNCGHAVSQDLEKGIQVLGKLAGTLAFSAK